A genomic stretch from Desulfurococcaceae archaeon MEX13E-LK6-19 includes:
- a CDS encoding pseudouridine synthase, with the protein MLQGKITKPSPEEIEDLRAIASFQFRGVGKKFIPENILVIRSPRTYRIRAILLEGKVIATIRASDYRLLLRIHGGIRLNNILEKPFLRVMVSNKYAQFIAEGGNVFAPHIVFMDPSIKPHDEVLVVDEDWNLLAVGKALLPGWIATLFSRGEVIRVRESIRSVEE; encoded by the coding sequence ATGCTGCAGGGAAAAATAACAAAACCGTCACCCGAAGAAATAGAGGACTTACGTGCAATAGCATCTTTTCAATTTAGGGGTGTTGGTAAGAAATTCATTCCAGAAAACATACTAGTCATAAGATCTCCTAGGACTTATAGAATTAGGGCCATCCTACTCGAAGGAAAAGTCATTGCAACAATTAGGGCAAGTGATTATAGATTATTATTGAGAATCCATGGCGGAATAAGGTTAAACAATATCTTAGAAAAACCTTTTCTACGTGTAATGGTATCAAACAAATACGCTCAATTCATAGCTGAGGGAGGTAACGTATTTGCTCCACATATAGTATTCATGGATCCTAGCATAAAACCTCATGACGAAGTTCTCGTTGTAGACGAAGACTGGAACTTATTGGCTGTAGGGAAAGCGCTTCTCCCCGGCTGGATAGCTACACTATTTAGCCGGGGAGAAGTAATACGTGTAAGAGAAAGTATCAGGAGTGTGGAAGAATAG
- a CDS encoding proteasome-activating nucleotidase, giving the protein MSSSESSGSIETKMSLEDYIRFLESRVKYLELEKEKLITQVKYYKHEIEKLLSPPLIEAIVLEILPDGRAVVKSSTGPNLIVQVLANIDKSKLLPGTHVALNQRGSAIVEVLPEREDPYVRSMEVIERPNVSFNDIGGLKEQIRELREAIELPLKHPELFEEIGIEPPKGVLLYGPPGCGKTLLAKAVAREANATFISIVGSELVQKFIGEGARIVREVFKLARRKAPSIVFIDEIDAIAAKRLDIGTSGEREVQRTLMQLLAELDGFRPLDKVKVIAATNRIDILDPAILRPGRFDRLIEVPLPDYEARIEIFKVHTRKMKLDEDVDISLLAKLTEGATGAEIKAICTEAGYNALRSNRRKVKMEDFINAIKKIKSKSDIRRFGVELKKDNNLFQ; this is encoded by the coding sequence ATGAGTAGCTCGGAGTCCAGTGGCTCTATTGAAACTAAGATGTCGTTGGAAGATTATATAAGGTTTCTAGAATCAAGGGTGAAGTATTTAGAGCTAGAAAAAGAAAAGCTGATTACTCAAGTAAAGTATTATAAGCACGAAATAGAAAAACTGTTGTCACCACCATTAATAGAAGCAATCGTATTAGAGATATTACCAGACGGGCGTGCTGTAGTAAAAAGCTCTACAGGACCAAATTTGATAGTGCAAGTGCTTGCAAATATTGACAAATCAAAACTGCTTCCAGGAACTCATGTCGCATTGAATCAACGTGGCTCAGCAATAGTTGAAGTACTTCCTGAAAGAGAAGACCCTTATGTAAGATCTATGGAAGTTATAGAGCGGCCCAATGTATCATTTAACGATATTGGCGGACTTAAAGAACAAATTAGAGAACTTAGAGAGGCTATTGAACTACCTCTTAAGCATCCAGAGCTTTTCGAAGAAATAGGCATAGAGCCTCCAAAGGGAGTGCTACTCTATGGACCTCCTGGTTGCGGCAAAACTCTTCTCGCAAAAGCTGTAGCACGCGAGGCAAATGCTACATTCATTAGCATCGTTGGCAGCGAACTAGTACAGAAATTCATAGGAGAAGGCGCAAGAATAGTTAGAGAAGTATTCAAGCTCGCTCGAAGAAAAGCTCCATCAATAGTATTTATAGACGAAATCGATGCAATAGCTGCAAAAAGACTCGACATAGGCACTAGTGGAGAAAGAGAAGTACAAAGAACACTCATGCAACTTCTAGCTGAATTAGACGGGTTCCGTCCTCTCGATAAAGTAAAGGTGATAGCGGCAACTAACAGAATAGACATACTTGACCCAGCTATATTGAGGCCAGGCAGGTTTGACAGATTAATTGAGGTGCCTTTGCCTGATTATGAGGCACGTATAGAGATATTCAAGGTACACACGAGAAAGATGAAGCTAGATGAAGACGTAGACATTAGTTTGCTAGCGAAACTAACAGAAGGAGCTACAGGCGCCGAAATAAAAGCCATATGTACTGAAGCAGGATACAATGCCCTAAGGAGTAATAGAAGAAAAGTAAAGATGGAGGACTTCATAAACGCCATTAAGAAGATTAAATCGAAGAGCGATATACGCAGATTCGGTGTTGAACTCAAGAAAGATAACAATCTATTCCAATAA
- a CDS encoding proteasome assembly chaperone family protein — MVRRVSIVLKKDVDPEELRNAVFITGFAGFGLVGYLTSRHIAYALKMKRIGFIRTRYVPETTFYTKSSGLIFPFEIYYSNINNKKLIVLVNHGFPHARERTDYAETVISWLKKIYVSEVILVGGLDPSVKEDPNEKYRWIPLGGTKRSLNAPILEERHVVGPLALTMMFAEIESIPGVAIFPYAEPYRADPRATAIAVNIISEITGIPIDVSELYKEAKIIEELESKEKELVKKVYEAETGEKQHPMYM, encoded by the coding sequence ATAGTGCGCCGTGTAAGTATTGTATTGAAAAAAGATGTAGACCCCGAGGAACTAAGGAATGCCGTATTCATAACAGGCTTTGCAGGATTTGGTTTAGTAGGATACTTAACTTCAAGACATATCGCATATGCCCTTAAGATGAAGAGAATAGGGTTTATAAGAACACGCTATGTCCCAGAAACAACATTTTACACCAAGAGCTCTGGCCTAATATTCCCGTTTGAAATATATTACTCGAACATCAATAACAAGAAACTCATTGTACTCGTAAACCATGGATTCCCTCATGCACGAGAAAGAACAGACTATGCTGAAACAGTAATCAGTTGGCTTAAGAAGATATACGTTTCAGAAGTAATCCTCGTAGGAGGCCTTGATCCTTCAGTTAAAGAGGATCCCAATGAGAAATATCGATGGATCCCGTTGGGCGGTACTAAGCGTTCACTCAATGCACCAATATTAGAAGAAAGACATGTTGTTGGGCCACTAGCTCTTACAATGATGTTTGCTGAAATAGAAAGCATTCCTGGCGTAGCAATATTCCCCTACGCTGAACCCTATAGAGCCGACCCGCGTGCTACTGCCATAGCAGTTAATATAATATCAGAAATCACGGGAATACCCATTGACGTATCTGAATTATATAAAGAAGCAAAAATCATAGAAGAACTTGAAAGCAAAGAAAAAGAATTAGTTAAGAAGGTTTACGAAGCTGAAACTGGTGAGAAACAGCACCCGATGTACATGTAG
- a CDS encoding DNA-directed RNA polymerase subunit M encodes MVKFCPKCGGLMVPIKENNKNYLKCTKCGYKIGMRKEEEKRYRIGYEVEEEKRVVTAKATEGTRRALTPEERELLQEYYEVFLESFESEEAGESD; translated from the coding sequence TTGGTAAAATTCTGTCCCAAGTGTGGTGGACTAATGGTTCCTATAAAAGAAAACAATAAGAATTACCTGAAGTGCACTAAGTGTGGATACAAGATAGGAATGCGCAAAGAAGAGGAGAAACGTTATAGGATAGGCTACGAGGTTGAAGAAGAGAAGCGTGTTGTTACAGCAAAAGCAACAGAAGGTACCAGAAGAGCACTTACACCAGAAGAACGCGAATTGCTTCAAGAATACTATGAGGTATTCCTTGAATCATTTGAATCAGAAGAAGCTGGAGAAAGCGATTAA
- a CDS encoding DUF87 domain-containing protein, which produces MIKPEYSKDFINEFNNYNIGTYHYKYIKIMKDAYAKEEEINKEISELMKFIHNRSKENSNVIYATLSYARKGNYEGYIVIISKSVEELEKERDIIKGFVKSRFNHLEIQETASPRKGLQIILPIKKLFFRRQMNILFINQYFVRSTIKYPVQKIIVNINPLSKKIIPLGKPINSDYTGYIGITIDTLMQHVLVLGATGSGKTTTVATLINNLYYTLNDFNNEVKTIIIDWHGEYKELIRRHKYMRPGIDIAINPLSDTSKSIIDLMDVFEEVFELTEPQSYLLYKVLEKIKDTTFTTRNPIDYLLTSIESINENSNWIREVKMALLRKISVLTRGRYLFSKHTSMEDILAFNKSPIIVDVSLISNVILRKTYTLLLLKTILDYQIRSRRQKLLLIIEEAHNIFPRKSTSSFLSKLVAEVRKFKIGIISVSQSPSSIFEGLMSNSATKIIHSIRSEQDLETIRKITKITYEYEKILPVLNPGEAILYTVDYKTPVLVKIEPFGEG; this is translated from the coding sequence ATGATAAAACCGGAATATAGTAAAGATTTCATTAATGAATTTAATAACTATAATATCGGTACCTATCACTACAAATACATTAAAATAATGAAAGACGCTTATGCGAAAGAAGAAGAGATAAACAAAGAGATTAGCGAGTTAATGAAATTCATACATAATAGATCGAAAGAGAACAGTAATGTTATCTACGCTACTCTATCCTACGCGAGGAAAGGCAATTACGAGGGTTACATAGTTATTATCTCCAAGAGTGTTGAAGAACTCGAAAAAGAACGGGACATAATAAAAGGTTTTGTGAAAAGCAGGTTTAACCACCTAGAGATCCAGGAAACTGCTTCTCCCCGTAAAGGATTACAAATAATTCTTCCCATAAAGAAGTTATTTTTTCGAAGACAAATGAACATTTTGTTTATTAACCAGTACTTTGTTCGTTCTACAATAAAATATCCTGTTCAAAAAATAATAGTTAATATAAATCCACTGTCGAAAAAGATTATTCCATTGGGGAAACCAATTAACTCCGACTACACAGGATATATTGGTATAACTATAGACACGCTAATGCAGCATGTATTAGTACTTGGTGCAACAGGCAGCGGAAAGACAACAACTGTAGCAACTCTTATCAACAACTTGTATTATACACTAAATGATTTCAACAATGAAGTTAAGACGATAATCATTGATTGGCACGGCGAGTATAAAGAGTTAATTAGAAGGCACAAGTATATGCGACCAGGTATAGACATTGCTATAAATCCATTATCAGATACAAGTAAATCTATTATTGATTTAATGGATGTTTTCGAAGAAGTATTCGAACTAACAGAACCCCAATCCTACCTCTTATATAAGGTTCTTGAAAAGATTAAGGATACTACGTTTACGACAAGAAATCCTATAGATTATCTATTGACTAGCATTGAGAGTATCAACGAAAACAGTAATTGGATAAGAGAAGTAAAGATGGCATTACTAAGAAAAATTTCCGTATTAACTAGAGGAAGATACTTATTCAGTAAACATACAAGCATGGAAGATATCCTTGCCTTTAATAAGTCACCTATAATAGTAGATGTGAGCTTAATAAGCAACGTAATATTAAGAAAAACATATACACTATTGTTACTAAAAACAATCTTAGATTACCAAATAAGAAGTAGAAGGCAAAAACTGTTATTAATAATAGAGGAAGCTCATAACATCTTTCCAAGAAAATCTACATCAAGCTTCTTATCTAAACTCGTGGCAGAAGTAAGGAAATTTAAGATAGGTATAATATCAGTATCACAGTCTCCATCAAGTATATTTGAGGGCCTTATGAGTAACTCTGCAACAAAAATAATACACTCAATAAGATCGGAACAGGATCTCGAAACTATAAGAAAAATAACAAAAATCACATATGAGTATGAGAAAATACTTCCTGTCCTTAATCCTGGTGAGGCAATATTATATACAGTTGATTACAAGACTCCTGTACTCGTCAAAATTGAGCCATTCGGAGAAGGATAA
- a CDS encoding ribosome biogenesis/translation initiation ATPase RLI, whose translation MARIAVIDKDYCKPSKCNLECIRFCPVNKTSRIKKAIELSPDNKRAVINEDVCLGCGICVKKCPFNAISIVNIPDELEKNVVHRYGKNMFKLYNLPILREGKVLGIIGRNGSGKTTSIKILSGMLKPNLGQYDNPPDWDEIIRAFRGTELQTYFKKLVEKKIKAVVKIQYVELAKRMLKGTVKELLEKADERGIYKDVIEYMGLNKIADRDVRKLSGGELQKFLISAVIVKDANAYFFDEPCSYLDVKERLRIARAIHEFLPVNKVYIAVIEHDLTILDYISDNIVVIFGEPGVYGIVSKPYGVRVGINHYLQGYLPAENMRIRREAIVFNITVSEKSKPTQEYPLSKWGKLRKDYGKGFSLVVEEGEIYKGEVIGIIGPNGIGKTTFIKILSGELQPDEGEVLITVEKVSYKPQELSPKIFPGETVAENLREANQQALNPTSWIYSELIRKLGLNKMLDRRVDELSGGELQKLAVAVTLSRDAQLYLLDEPSAYLDVEERLAIARVIRRIIEEKRVAAFVVEHDFMLQNYVSDRVMVFGGEPGIRGYARKPCDLRRGFNELLRDLDITFRRDPQTGRPRVNKPGSYLDRYQKSIGEYYLIEQPQFAKEE comes from the coding sequence ATGGCTAGAATTGCTGTAATTGATAAGGACTACTGTAAACCAAGCAAGTGTAACCTAGAGTGTATTAGATTCTGTCCTGTGAATAAAACAAGTAGAATAAAAAAAGCAATAGAGCTTTCTCCAGATAACAAGAGAGCCGTTATAAACGAAGATGTTTGCTTGGGTTGTGGTATTTGTGTAAAAAAGTGTCCATTTAATGCAATATCAATAGTAAACATTCCTGATGAACTAGAGAAAAATGTGGTACATAGATATGGGAAGAACATGTTTAAATTGTATAATCTTCCCATCCTACGAGAAGGCAAAGTACTTGGTATAATAGGCAGGAATGGAAGTGGCAAGACAACATCCATAAAGATACTATCAGGAATGCTGAAACCCAATTTAGGCCAATACGATAACCCGCCTGATTGGGATGAAATCATTCGTGCTTTTAGGGGGACAGAACTTCAAACCTATTTCAAGAAGCTTGTAGAAAAAAAGATCAAGGCAGTTGTCAAGATACAATACGTTGAGTTAGCTAAACGTATGCTTAAAGGAACTGTAAAGGAATTACTAGAAAAAGCTGATGAGAGAGGCATTTATAAGGATGTCATCGAGTACATGGGTCTAAACAAGATAGCTGATAGAGATGTCAGGAAATTAAGTGGCGGCGAATTACAGAAATTCCTTATCTCAGCCGTTATCGTGAAAGATGCAAACGCGTACTTTTTCGACGAGCCATGTAGTTATCTTGATGTAAAAGAGAGACTTCGTATAGCGAGAGCGATCCATGAGTTCCTACCCGTCAATAAAGTATATATTGCAGTAATAGAGCACGATCTAACCATACTTGACTACATCTCAGACAATATTGTCGTAATTTTTGGTGAGCCTGGTGTTTATGGTATAGTATCTAAACCCTATGGTGTAAGAGTAGGGATCAATCATTATCTCCAAGGATACCTACCTGCCGAGAATATGAGAATAAGACGTGAAGCAATTGTATTTAATATAACAGTATCAGAAAAATCGAAGCCTACACAAGAATACCCATTGAGTAAATGGGGTAAATTAAGGAAAGACTATGGTAAAGGATTCAGTCTTGTTGTCGAGGAGGGAGAAATCTATAAAGGAGAAGTAATCGGTATAATAGGCCCCAACGGTATAGGCAAGACCACGTTTATAAAGATCTTAAGTGGCGAGCTACAGCCGGATGAAGGCGAAGTACTCATAACCGTTGAGAAAGTAAGCTACAAACCACAAGAACTGTCGCCAAAAATTTTCCCGGGAGAAACTGTTGCAGAAAATCTCAGAGAAGCCAATCAACAAGCATTGAATCCTACATCATGGATTTACAGTGAGCTTATAAGAAAACTTGGACTAAATAAAATGCTCGACCGAAGGGTCGATGAGCTTAGCGGTGGTGAACTCCAGAAACTTGCTGTAGCTGTAACGCTTTCAAGAGACGCACAACTCTATCTACTAGACGAGCCTTCGGCCTATCTTGATGTCGAGGAAAGACTAGCTATAGCACGCGTAATAAGAAGAATCATTGAGGAGAAACGTGTTGCTGCTTTTGTAGTAGAGCATGACTTTATGTTACAAAACTATGTAAGTGATAGAGTAATGGTGTTTGGAGGAGAACCCGGTATTAGAGGATATGCGAGAAAACCCTGTGATTTACGAAGAGGGTTCAACGAGCTTCTTAGAGACCTTGATATAACGTTTAGACGTGATCCTCAAACAGGTAGGCCTAGGGTTAATAAGCCAGGTTCATATCTTGATCGCTATCAAAAGAGTATCGGCGAATACTATCTTATTGAACAACCTCAATTTGCCAAGGAAGAATAG
- a CDS encoding TCP-1/cpn60 chaperonin family protein — protein MAVEPMGVPVLILKEGTQRTAGRDALRTNIMAVRAVAETLRTTYGPKGMDKMLVDALGDVTITNDGATILDKMDVQHPAAKMLVQIAKGQDEEVGDGTKTAVIFAGELLKHAEELLDKNIHPTIIVSGYRKALEEAIKFIYEIAEPIDINNDEILKKVGKTSLTSKAVHGVREYFAEIAVKAVKQIAEKRGDKYYIDLDNIQIIKKHGGSLLDTQLVYGVVLDKEVVHPGMPRRVEKAKIALLDAPLEVEKPEIDAEIRITDPSQMRAFLQEEEEILKKMVEKIAGVGANVVICQKGIDEVAQHFLAKKGILAVRRVKRSDMEKLERATGGKIVSNIDDLKPEDLGEAELVEERKVGEDKMVFIEGCKNPKAVSIVVRGGLERLVDEAERALRDSLAAVADAIRDGKIVAGGGAVEMELARHLRKFATKIGGKEQLAIEAFARSLEGLVMALVENAGYDPVEIIMKLRAAHDDPKNKWVGINIFTGDLANMMELGVIEPVSVKANALKAGTEVATLILRIDDIIAASRAEKKEEEKKEEKGEEE, from the coding sequence ATGGCTGTGGAGCCTATGGGTGTTCCTGTACTCATACTTAAAGAGGGTACACAGAGAACAGCAGGGCGTGATGCATTAAGAACAAACATTATGGCTGTAAGAGCTGTTGCAGAGACTTTAAGAACAACATATGGTCCCAAAGGCATGGACAAAATGCTTGTTGACGCTCTCGGTGATGTCACAATAACTAATGATGGTGCAACAATACTCGATAAAATGGATGTACAGCATCCAGCAGCTAAGATGCTTGTACAAATAGCTAAAGGTCAGGATGAAGAGGTAGGTGATGGTACCAAGACAGCTGTAATATTTGCAGGCGAGCTACTAAAGCATGCAGAGGAGCTTCTTGACAAAAACATTCACCCAACAATAATTGTAAGTGGTTACAGGAAAGCTCTTGAGGAAGCAATAAAGTTCATCTATGAAATTGCTGAGCCTATTGATATCAATAACGATGAAATCTTGAAGAAAGTTGGTAAAACCTCGCTTACAAGCAAGGCTGTACATGGTGTACGCGAGTACTTTGCCGAAATAGCTGTAAAGGCAGTGAAACAAATTGCTGAGAAACGTGGTGACAAGTACTACATTGACCTAGACAATATACAGATCATAAAGAAGCATGGTGGAAGCTTACTCGATACCCAACTAGTCTACGGTGTTGTCCTCGATAAGGAGGTCGTTCACCCTGGCATGCCTAGGAGAGTTGAGAAAGCCAAGATTGCACTACTAGACGCACCACTAGAAGTAGAGAAACCAGAGATCGATGCTGAGATAAGAATTACTGACCCATCACAGATGAGGGCATTCCTACAAGAGGAAGAGGAAATTCTAAAGAAGATGGTTGAGAAGATTGCTGGTGTTGGTGCTAATGTTGTGATTTGTCAGAAGGGTATTGATGAGGTTGCTCAGCACTTCCTTGCCAAGAAGGGCATACTAGCAGTAAGAAGAGTAAAGAGATCAGACATGGAGAAACTAGAAAGAGCAACAGGAGGAAAAATCGTAAGCAACATTGACGACCTCAAACCAGAGGATCTAGGTGAAGCAGAACTAGTAGAAGAGAGGAAAGTTGGAGAAGACAAAATGGTGTTCATTGAGGGCTGCAAGAACCCCAAGGCAGTAAGTATTGTTGTGAGAGGAGGTCTAGAAAGATTAGTTGATGAAGCAGAGAGAGCACTTAGAGACAGCCTTGCAGCGGTTGCAGACGCAATAAGAGATGGAAAGATTGTAGCTGGCGGCGGAGCTGTTGAAATGGAGTTAGCTAGACATCTAAGAAAGTTTGCCACCAAAATTGGAGGTAAAGAACAACTAGCAATCGAGGCATTCGCTAGATCACTAGAAGGACTAGTTATGGCACTTGTTGAGAACGCCGGTTATGACCCCGTTGAGATCATTATGAAACTTAGAGCGGCACACGACGATCCTAAGAACAAATGGGTTGGAATCAACATATTCACAGGCGACCTAGCAAACATGATGGAGCTAGGAGTCATTGAGCCAGTAAGTGTTAAAGCAAACGCCTTAAAGGCAGGAACCGAAGTAGCTACATTGATCCTAAGGATAGACGATATAATTGCTGCGTCAAGAGCTGAAAAGAAGGAAGAGGAGAAGAAAGAAGAGAAAGGAGAAGAAGAGTAA
- a CDS encoding Lsm family RNA-binding protein, with amino-acid sequence MSVADATRRLISELLLMLDKKVTVVLTNGKKYEGILIGFDHPSINIMLASASDTTGKKYPKILIKGESISEIMITEEPLFDPNEFAEYLVKELHLRQDAVKVVPEAGAVIVYGRIKVTEKGVEGTGAMAQTIYEVYQRYIDMRKSKLQG; translated from the coding sequence ATGAGTGTAGCTGATGCAACAAGAAGACTCATATCGGAATTGCTTCTAATGCTTGACAAAAAAGTAACTGTTGTCTTAACCAATGGCAAGAAATATGAGGGGATCTTAATAGGGTTTGATCATCCGTCAATTAATATAATGTTGGCCTCAGCAAGTGATACCACTGGCAAGAAATATCCCAAGATATTAATCAAAGGAGAGTCTATTTCTGAAATAATGATAACTGAAGAACCATTATTTGATCCAAATGAATTTGCCGAGTATCTCGTTAAAGAACTACATCTAAGGCAAGATGCTGTTAAAGTTGTTCCAGAAGCAGGAGCTGTGATAGTATATGGGAGGATAAAAGTCACAGAAAAGGGTGTTGAAGGAACAGGTGCGATGGCACAAACGATCTATGAGGTCTATCAAAGATATATTGATATGAGGAAAAGTAAGCTCCAGGGTTAA
- a CDS encoding 30S ribosomal protein S17e gives MGKVRISIIKRTARELLEKYPDLFTRDFEHNKQVVKKLLDVDSKKLRNKIAGYITHLVKIRERQQR, from the coding sequence ATGGGAAAAGTTAGGATCAGTATCATTAAGAGAACTGCAAGAGAACTATTAGAGAAATACCCAGATTTGTTTACAAGAGATTTCGAGCATAACAAACAGGTAGTAAAGAAGTTATTAGACGTGGATAGTAAAAAACTCAGAAACAAGATCGCAGGATATATCACTCATTTGGTAAAAATACGTGAGCGCCAACAAAGATAA
- the tgtA gene encoding tRNA guanosine(15) transglycosylase TgtA, whose translation MTYYEIKDIDLAARIGRLKTKSGVFETPYLFPVIDPIRQEVELDTVNKIGFNAIITNAYLYYRRSRGRAKDIHEYLRWNKPIMTDSGGYQVLEYGDVEVTNKTIVSFQKEINVDIGVILDIPTGANMDYKQALEAVNETYKRAWEALPIIQESSTLWVFPIQGAPYRDLVVKSSIMAWKLPYHIHALGSPTVLLERYEYSSLIELVALARMHLPPHRPLHVFGVGHPMIIPFLVALGADLFDSASYILYARDNRYMIEGGTKRLEELEYFPCSCPVCSRYTPKDLLERNPRDRVKLLAMHNLFMLKREIDTVKQAIKEGRLWELIEERSKSHPSLRDAFNVLKKYSEKLLAKYTPLSKGSVSAMLFYDYDTIYNPKVGLFIDNIKKWFPRRYNEIVLIPAVEKPYRAQDFVKKISNLENKDKMFYNLFLGLIPWNLTETYPVFQHEEPRYVDDERLCKYAASIAAEYIIKNNYSTVEIIVVDDILWTKKFAEELRNKLYVKGVNVIEIVTTCTSGAVSHQFQLRKPS comes from the coding sequence TTGACATACTACGAGATCAAAGATATTGACTTGGCTGCAAGAATAGGAAGATTGAAGACGAAGTCAGGAGTATTTGAAACACCATATCTCTTTCCAGTAATAGATCCTATACGTCAAGAAGTAGAGCTAGATACAGTTAACAAGATAGGCTTCAATGCTATAATCACAAATGCTTACCTGTACTATAGAAGAAGTAGAGGAAGGGCTAAAGATATACATGAGTATCTCCGCTGGAACAAGCCAATAATGACTGATTCAGGTGGATACCAGGTACTTGAATACGGTGATGTAGAAGTAACTAACAAGACCATTGTTAGTTTCCAAAAAGAGATAAATGTTGACATAGGCGTTATCTTGGATATTCCAACTGGGGCTAACATGGATTATAAACAGGCACTCGAAGCAGTAAATGAAACATATAAAAGAGCCTGGGAGGCATTACCGATAATTCAAGAGAGTTCTACGCTATGGGTATTTCCCATACAGGGAGCACCATACAGGGATCTTGTAGTTAAATCAAGTATTATGGCTTGGAAACTCCCCTATCATATTCATGCGCTCGGTAGCCCTACTGTTTTGTTGGAAAGATATGAATATTCTAGTTTAATTGAGCTAGTCGCGCTAGCACGCATGCATCTACCACCTCATAGACCTCTCCACGTGTTTGGTGTAGGGCATCCAATGATAATACCATTTCTTGTCGCTTTAGGAGCTGATTTATTTGATTCTGCATCGTACATACTCTATGCTAGAGACAACAGGTACATGATTGAAGGTGGAACAAAAAGACTTGAAGAACTAGAATATTTCCCTTGTTCATGTCCCGTATGTAGTCGATATACTCCCAAGGACTTGCTAGAAAGAAATCCCAGGGATAGAGTGAAATTGCTTGCTATGCATAATCTCTTCATGTTAAAAAGGGAGATTGATACAGTGAAGCAAGCTATTAAAGAAGGCAGGCTATGGGAGCTTATTGAAGAGAGATCTAAGTCGCATCCAAGTCTTCGTGATGCATTTAACGTCTTAAAGAAATACTCTGAAAAATTACTTGCAAAATATACACCATTATCCAAAGGCTCTGTTTCAGCAATGCTATTCTATGATTACGACACTATATATAATCCTAAAGTGGGTTTATTTATTGATAATATAAAGAAATGGTTTCCTAGAAGGTATAATGAAATAGTGCTTATTCCTGCGGTAGAGAAGCCCTATAGGGCGCAGGATTTTGTAAAGAAGATAAGTAATTTAGAAAACAAGGATAAGATGTTTTATAATTTATTTTTAGGATTAATACCATGGAACCTGACAGAGACTTATCCTGTATTCCAGCATGAAGAACCGAGATACGTTGATGATGAAAGGCTCTGTAAGTATGCTGCAAGTATAGCTGCAGAATACATTATAAAGAATAACTATAGTACTGTAGAAATAATTGTTGTAGACGATATATTATGGACCAAAAAGTTTGCTGAAGAACTACGTAATAAATTGTATGTTAAAGGTGTAAATGTTATAGAAATTGTGACTACATGTACATCGGGTGCTGTTTCTCACCAGTTTCAGCTTCGTAAACCTTCTTAA
- a CDS encoding DNA-directed RNA polymerase subunit G: MTLVIQCTVKNKEPLRMPGVTRNYCEDSDTEVVIELPENIFSLEKNTKTEINIGIDKEQCINDYDFCGVGYVVSKTKIETGEETISRAVISIGGLLLIVKTKNDELLKDINVVEKYYIGIKKLSK; encoded by the coding sequence TTGACATTGGTTATACAATGCACTGTAAAGAACAAAGAACCTCTGAGAATGCCTGGTGTTACAAGGAATTATTGTGAGGATAGTGATACTGAAGTAGTAATAGAGCTTCCTGAGAATATTTTCTCTCTAGAAAAGAACACCAAAACAGAAATCAACATAGGCATTGACAAGGAACAATGTATTAACGACTATGATTTTTGTGGTGTTGGTTATGTTGTATCGAAAACAAAAATAGAAACAGGAGAAGAAACTATTTCACGTGCTGTTATCTCGATAGGAGGGCTTTTATTAATTGTTAAGACAAAGAATGATGAGCTTTTAAAAGACATTAATGTTGTGGAGAAATATTATATCGGGATCAAGAAGTTGTCTAAATAA